The following coding sequences lie in one Musa acuminata AAA Group cultivar baxijiao chromosome BXJ1-8, Cavendish_Baxijiao_AAA, whole genome shotgun sequence genomic window:
- the LOC135587757 gene encoding receptor protein kinase-like protein ZAR1 produces the protein MEFQLRKSPLWVLLLLLLPVVALNEEGLALLSFKSAVQEDPDGSMANWNSSGADPCSWNGITCEERRVVSISLPKKRLLGSLPSSLGSFSSLRHINLRSNRLHGSLPSGLFAAGRLQSLVLYGNSFSGPVPPQLGNLSLLQILDLSQNLLHGAIPASILRCKRLKVLDFSHNNLTSSIPAGFGTNLAALEKLSLSYNRLNGSIPSDFGNLSSLGGTVDLSHNLFSGAIPATLGDLPDKVYIDLAFNNLTGSIPQNGALPNRGPTAFIGNPGLCGPPLKNPCSLSSRAASSPWLLPSLPSDHSPLASEPNNSKKTRNGLSKKLVVAIVVADVAAIALMAMLFFYCYRRAVSSKNKDGKKCLCCGKDGSETPAEDAEQFDLIPVDKQVRFDLEDLLKGSAFVLGKSGIGIVYKVILEDGLTLAVRRLGEGGSQRFKDFRAEVEAIGKVRHHNIVLLRAFYWSADEKLLIYDYIPNGNLSNAIHGSMSLSPLSWDVRLKIMKGVAKGLAFLHDFSPKKYVHGDLKPSNILLGIDMEPYISDFGLGHLTTNMETGTPSISPVWSNALFYQAPEAIKSLRPSQKWDVYSYGVILLELICGRSPVVLMETSDMDLVRWVQISIEERKTLLDVVDPNLTRETEREDEITTALKIALGCVQLNPESRPSMRYVVDLLQRLTSQKMLEN, from the exons ATGGAGTTTCAACTCAGGAAATCTCCTCTctgggttcttcttcttcttcttcttcctgtagTCGCGTTGAACGAGGAGGGCCTTGCACTTCTTTCTTTCAAGTCAGCCGTGCAAGAAGATCCTGATGGTTCCATGGCCAACTGGAACTCCTCCGGTGCCGACCCGTGCTCTTGGAATGGGATCACTTGTGAAGAAAGAAGGGTTGTCTCCATTAGCCTCCCAAAGAAGAGGCTTTTGGGTTCTCTTCCTTCCTCGCTTGgctccttctcttctcttcggCACATCAACCTCAGGAGCAACAGGCTTCACGGGAGCCTGCCTTCCGGACTCTTCGCCGCCGGCCGGCTCCAAAGCCTGGTTCTTTACGGGAACTCCTTCTCCGGTCCTGTTCCTCCTCAGCTCGGCAACCTCTCTCTCCTCCAAATCTTGGACCTTTCGCAGAACCTGCTCCATGGCGCAATACCTGCTTCTATCCTCCGTTGCAAGAGGTTGAAGGTCCTTGATTTCAGCCACAACAACTTGACGAGCTCCATCCCGGCAGGCTTCGGGACCAATCTTGCCGCCTTGGAAAAGCTCAGCCTTTCTTACAACAGGCTCAACGGTTCGATCCCTAGCGACTTCGGCAACCTGTCTAGCCTTGGTGGCACGGTCGACCTCTCACACAATCTCTTTTCCGGTGCCATTCCTGCAACTCTCGGAGACTTACCGGACAAAGTCTACATCGATCTTGCGTTCAACAACTTGACCGGCTCGATCCCACAGAATGGAGCTTTACCGAACAGAGGACCAACTGCATTTATTGGAAATCCTGGGCTTTGCGGTCCGCCATTGAAGAACCCCTGTTCTCTGTCGAGCAGAGCAGCCAGCAGCCCATGGCTATTGCCATCCTTGCCGAGTGACCATTCACCTCTAGCTTCTGAACCCAACAATAGCAAAAAAACCAGAAATGGTCTGAGCAAAAAGTTGGTGGTAGCCATAGTCGTAGCTGACGTTGCTGCAATTGCTCTCATGGCTATGCTCTTCTTCTATTGTTACAGGAGAGCAGTGTCTTCCAAGAACAAAGATGGGAAGAAGTGTTTATGCTGCGGGAAAGATGGAAGCGAGACTCCGGCAGAGGATGCTGAGCAATTTGATCTCATACCAGTAGATAAGCAGGTGCGGTTCGACTTGGAAGATCTGCTGAAGGGCTCCGCCTTCGTGCTGGGGAAGAGTGGGATTGGGATTGTGTACAAGGTGATCTTGGAGGACGGATTGACACTGGcggtaagaagattaggcgaaggtGGGTCGCAGAGGTTCAAAGATTTCCGAGCAGAGGTGGAAGCCATCGGAAAAGTGAGGCATCACAACATCGTTCTCCTAAGAGCTTTCTACTGGTCTGCCGACGAGAAACTTCTTATATACGACTACATTCCCAATGGCAACCTCTCCAATGCAATCCATG GAAGCATGAGCTTGTCGCCGCTGTCATGGGATGTGAGGCTTAAGATCATGAAGGGGGTCGCAAAGGGTTTGGCCTTCTTGCATGATTTCAGCCCCAAGAAGTACGTCCATGGAGATCTCAAGCCAAGCAACATACTCCTCGGAATAGACATGGAGCCATACATATCGGACTTCGGACTTGGGCACCTCACCACCAACATGGAAACAGGAACACCATCGATCAGTCCTGTTTGGAGCAATGCATTGTTCTATCAAGCTCCAGAGGCAATCAAATCTCTCAGACCATCACAGAAATGGGATGTGTATTCCTATGGAGTCATCCTACTGGAACTGATCTGTGGAAGATCTCCGGTTGTTCTGATGGAGACTTCGGACATGGACTTAGTTCGATGGGTTCAGATCTCTATCGAAGAGAGGAAGACACTGTTGGATGTGGTAGACCCTAATTTGACCCGGGAAACAGAGAGAGAAGATGAGATTACCACTGCACTCAAGATAGCATTAGGCTGTGTCCAGTTAAACCCCGAAAGCAGACCATCGATGAGGTACGTCGTTGACTTGTTGCAGAGATTAACAAGCCAGAAAATGTTGGAAAATTGA